Proteins encoded by one window of Chthoniobacterales bacterium:
- a CDS encoding PAS domain-containing protein, with translation MVMLEDQSEERACLYALGLLPEVDAQAFEAEAAGNERLRQVVAELTESLANLTLSTTSMRLPAEELRGDLLARIAAEPARVTTDRDGLLETINPAFTEMCGYRIEELRGRKPGHLLQGPDSDPAAIATLRAAIYSGTACEVELVNYHKDGSPYRVHILLEPVRDDRGILVGFRAIERKIAN, from the coding sequence ATGGTAATGCTCGAAGATCAATCGGAAGAACGCGCGTGCCTTTACGCGCTCGGACTTCTCCCCGAAGTCGACGCCCAGGCCTTCGAGGCCGAGGCCGCCGGCAACGAGCGCCTGCGCCAGGTCGTCGCCGAGCTCACCGAGTCGCTGGCCAACCTCACGCTCTCGACCACCTCGATGCGTCTGCCGGCGGAAGAGCTGCGCGGCGACCTGCTTGCCCGCATCGCGGCCGAGCCGGCCCGCGTCACCACCGATCGCGACGGCCTGCTCGAGACGATCAACCCCGCCTTCACCGAGATGTGCGGCTATCGCATCGAGGAACTGCGCGGCCGCAAGCCCGGCCATCTCCTCCAGGGACCCGACAGCGATCCCGCCGCCATCGCCACCCTGCGGGCCGCCATCTATTCCGGCACCGCCTGCGAGGTCGAACTCGTAAACTACCACAAGGACGGTTCCCCCTACCGCGTTCACATTTTGCTCGAGCCGGTCCGCGACGATCGCGGAATTCTCGTCGGCTTTCGCGCCATCGAGCGCAAGATCGCGAATTAG
- a CDS encoding competence/damage-inducible protein A, which translates to MNVEILNTGTELLLGSVVNSHAAYLGRALFPLGLRLARQTTVPDGAPIRTALLEAFSRCEILFVTGGLGPTTDDITREITAELLGRRLVEDPEILRAIQARCDRRGFAFQERMRRQTMVPEGAIVLPNDHGTAPGLYLPATATTSESTPHLFLMPGPPRELKPMFETHVLPRLRELMQGVEAAESRVYRCVGIGESMVEARIGLRLSEIAGLEVGYCARPNEVDLRLIGPAALLAQVEPQVLAELGEFIVSNEGESLEAVVVARLRELRRSVTTAESCTGGLLANRLTNVAGASEIFNAGWVTYANEVKAGQLGVPEELLAAHGAVSEPVARAMAEGALGRAAADFALATTGIAGPGGGTPEKPVGTVFLALAERGAETLVWRAFFPTDRMTFKDLATQAALDALRKRLG; encoded by the coding sequence TTGAATGTCGAGATTCTGAACACCGGCACCGAGCTGTTGCTCGGCAGTGTCGTAAACAGCCACGCCGCGTATCTTGGGCGGGCTCTGTTTCCGCTTGGTCTGCGGCTTGCGCGGCAGACCACCGTTCCCGACGGCGCGCCGATTCGCACCGCGCTGCTCGAGGCCTTTTCCCGCTGCGAGATTCTTTTCGTGACCGGCGGCCTCGGACCGACGACGGACGACATCACGCGCGAGATCACCGCGGAACTGCTCGGGCGCCGGCTCGTCGAGGACCCGGAAATCCTGCGCGCGATCCAGGCGCGGTGCGACCGACGGGGCTTCGCCTTCCAGGAGCGGATGCGCCGACAGACGATGGTGCCCGAGGGCGCGATCGTGCTGCCGAATGACCACGGCACCGCGCCGGGCCTGTATCTGCCGGCCACGGCGACGACTTCGGAATCCACGCCGCACCTTTTCCTCATGCCGGGGCCGCCCCGGGAGCTGAAACCGATGTTCGAGACCCATGTGCTCCCGCGGTTGCGCGAGCTGATGCAGGGCGTGGAGGCGGCGGAGTCGCGCGTGTATCGCTGCGTCGGCATCGGGGAGTCGATGGTCGAGGCGCGCATCGGTCTGCGTTTGTCGGAAATCGCCGGTCTGGAGGTCGGCTACTGCGCCCGGCCGAACGAGGTGGATCTCCGCCTGATCGGACCGGCGGCGCTGCTTGCGCAGGTGGAGCCGCAGGTGCTTGCGGAGCTCGGGGAGTTCATCGTCTCGAACGAGGGCGAGTCGCTGGAGGCGGTGGTAGTCGCGCGGTTGCGGGAGCTGCGCCGCTCGGTGACGACGGCGGAATCCTGCACCGGTGGCCTGCTGGCCAATCGACTGACGAATGTCGCGGGAGCTTCGGAGATTTTCAATGCGGGCTGGGTGACCTACGCCAACGAGGTGAAGGCCGGGCAGCTCGGCGTGCCGGAGGAGTTGCTCGCGGCCCACGGCGCGGTGAGTGAGCCGGTGGCGCGGGCGATGGCCGAGGGCGCCCTCGGGCGTGCGGCGGCGGATTTTGCGCTGGCGACGACGGGCATCGCCGGGCCGGGTGGCGGCACGCCGGAGAAGCCGGTGGGCACCGTATTTCTCGCGCTGGCGGAGCGGGGCGCGGAGACGCTGGTGTGGCGCGCGTTCTTTCCGACCGATCGGATGACCTTCAAGGACCTCGCCACGCAGGCGGCGCTGGATGCCCTGCGCAAGCGGCTGGGCTAA
- a CDS encoding transglutaminase-like domain-containing protein, giving the protein MMLGQKEAIVRLLRDNDPETVRLVKEQLAAAGEDAMGELAALAAFEDENVSRHAREVLDLIADREAEDEFTLLCHLFGDHHDLERANWMLARALMPGVDFTPLETKVNSWGRQFLLKGSGAVSSRERVLLLANFMSEELGFRGNTEDYYSERNCLLPCVIETRMGIPITLTLLYMMVAARAGMCVEGINLPGHFIARHGELYFDPFHRGRILTKSDCVAILAKQNLSLQKVHLSDATARQILVRVLANLLYVFDLKQERELHDRVNGWIRALTAECL; this is encoded by the coding sequence ATGATGCTCGGCCAGAAAGAAGCGATCGTGCGATTGTTGCGCGATAACGATCCGGAAACGGTCCGCCTCGTGAAAGAGCAACTGGCGGCCGCCGGCGAGGATGCGATGGGGGAATTGGCAGCGCTCGCCGCCTTCGAGGACGAGAATGTCTCCCGCCACGCCCGCGAGGTGCTCGACCTGATCGCCGACCGCGAGGCCGAGGATGAGTTCACGCTGCTCTGCCATCTGTTTGGCGACCATCACGATCTCGAGCGCGCCAATTGGATGCTTGCCCGGGCGCTCATGCCGGGCGTGGATTTCACGCCGCTCGAAACGAAAGTCAATTCCTGGGGGCGTCAGTTTCTTCTCAAGGGCTCGGGCGCGGTCTCCAGTCGCGAGCGCGTGCTTCTGCTGGCGAACTTCATGTCCGAGGAGCTCGGCTTCCGCGGGAACACCGAGGATTATTACTCCGAGCGGAACTGCCTGCTGCCCTGTGTGATCGAGACGCGCATGGGCATCCCGATCACGCTCACCCTGCTTTACATGATGGTCGCCGCCCGCGCCGGCATGTGCGTGGAGGGCATCAATCTGCCAGGCCACTTTATCGCCCGGCACGGCGAGCTTTATTTCGATCCCTTTCACCGCGGCCGCATTCTCACGAAGAGCGACTGCGTGGCGATTCTGGCGAAGCAGAATCTCAGCCTGCAGAAGGTCCACCTGAGCGATGCGACGGCGCGGCAGATCCTCGTGCGCGTGCTCGCGAATCTGCTCTACGTCTTCGATCTCAAGCAGGAGCGCGAGTTGCACGACCGGGTGAACGGCTGGATCCGCGCGCTCACGGCGGAGTGCCTCTAG
- a CDS encoding CPXCG motif-containing cysteine-rich protein, producing the protein MDIVEEIEIECPQCGEIFTIEVETTTPRLDLVEDCAVCCRPMTIQVRSEPGAVVEVTVTAA; encoded by the coding sequence ATGGACATTGTCGAGGAGATCGAGATCGAGTGCCCGCAGTGCGGGGAAATTTTTACGATCGAGGTCGAGACCACGACGCCCCGGCTGGACCTCGTCGAGGACTGCGCGGTGTGCTGCCGGCCGATGACGATTCAGGTGCGATCCGAGCCCGGTGCGGTGGTGGAGGTCACGGTGACGGCCGCGTGA
- the rsfS gene encoding ribosome silencing factor, with product MSKAAPRKAAPKKKAEPQKDEAERMALACAEAAADKKAEDIQIIDLRGISDFTDFFIVCSGTSDPQLKAIAGGIRTRVREEFGHGAYSEDGAPTSRWVVIDFAQVIVHVFHSEARSFYLLEDLWGDAPRVPFSPPEPVSPSKLG from the coding sequence ATGAGTAAGGCAGCGCCACGCAAGGCGGCTCCGAAAAAGAAGGCGGAGCCCCAGAAGGACGAAGCCGAGCGCATGGCCCTGGCCTGCGCGGAAGCGGCCGCTGACAAGAAGGCGGAGGACATCCAGATCATCGATCTGCGCGGCATCTCGGACTTCACGGACTTTTTCATCGTGTGCAGCGGCACATCCGATCCGCAGCTCAAGGCGATCGCCGGCGGCATCCGCACGCGCGTCCGCGAGGAATTCGGCCACGGAGCGTATTCCGAGGACGGCGCGCCGACGAGCCGGTGGGTGGTCATCGATTTTGCGCAGGTCATCGTGCACGTCTTTCACAGCGAGGCGCGGTCGTTCTACCTGCTCGAAGATCTCTGGGGCGACGCCCCGCGGGTGCCCTTTTCGCCGCCGGAGCCGGTGTCTCCGTCGAAGCTCGGCTGA
- the nadD gene encoding nicotinate-nucleotide adenylyltransferase has protein sequence MARRTGLFGGSFDPIHIGHLILAREAREQLGLDRVVFIPAAISPHKLHRRPAPAEARLEMVRAAIEGEAGFECDDCELHREGPSFTVDTVREMRARHPDEEFLYFIGEDNVALLDTWREIGELRRLVEFVVLDRDVGGAIGEFRRVCRQMDVSSSEIRNRVARGESIRYLLPDKACEVIYRERLYRDE, from the coding sequence ATGGCGCGACGCACGGGACTTTTCGGCGGGAGTTTTGATCCGATCCACATCGGGCATCTCATCCTGGCCCGCGAGGCGCGCGAGCAGCTGGGGCTGGACCGCGTGGTCTTCATTCCGGCGGCGATCTCTCCGCACAAACTGCATCGCCGGCCGGCGCCGGCAGAGGCACGGCTGGAAATGGTGCGCGCGGCGATCGAGGGGGAGGCGGGCTTCGAGTGCGACGACTGCGAGCTGCATCGCGAGGGGCCGTCGTTCACGGTCGACACGGTGCGCGAGATGCGGGCGCGGCATCCGGACGAGGAGTTCCTTTATTTCATCGGCGAGGACAATGTCGCGCTGCTCGATACGTGGCGGGAGATCGGGGAATTGCGGCGGCTGGTGGAGTTCGTCGTGCTGGATCGGGACGTCGGCGGGGCGATCGGGGAGTTCCGCCGGGTGTGCCGGCAGATGGACGTGTCGTCCTCGGAGATCCGGAATCGCGTTGCGCGGGGGGAATCCATCCGGTATTTGCTACCGGACAAGGCATGCGAAGTGATTTACCGGGAAAGGCTGTATCGAGATGAGTAA
- a CDS encoding glycoside hydrolase family 3 N-terminal domain-containing protein — MSASAHPGQLLLVGVPGPTLDAATAAQFRAIQPGGYILFGRNIQTAPQLRQLIDDLRDLSDVEPIITIDQEGGRVSRLKLLGHEPPNAEQLRKKGDPELIRWHGEITGKLLRLFGFNLDLCPVLDISFDDDADNSLRGRCYGASVAEVIQKAGTFNDALRSTGILSCGKHFPGYTHAGLDPHHELPRLARTREEMEAEELAVFRYFATKVDSMMIGHIAIDSLDATGLPASLSPAITTDLLRGDLGFDGLVMTDDLDMGAILNHYGFAETMRMALAAGNDLLMICHRVEMAAEALAAIQDLPVEKLAPALARVAEFKTRLAPPDPFSEEAHRLLDDEVWKLRVATLGEDLAAQRSPEDGKRSPVELY; from the coding sequence ATGTCCGCATCCGCCCATCCCGGCCAGCTCCTTCTCGTCGGCGTCCCCGGCCCCACGCTCGACGCCGCCACCGCTGCCCAGTTCCGCGCCATCCAGCCCGGCGGCTACATCCTCTTCGGCCGCAACATCCAGACCGCCCCGCAGCTTCGCCAGCTCATCGACGACCTCCGCGACCTCTCCGACGTCGAGCCCATCATCACCATCGACCAGGAAGGCGGCCGCGTCTCCCGCCTCAAGCTCCTCGGCCACGAACCCCCGAATGCCGAGCAGCTCCGCAAGAAGGGCGATCCCGAACTCATCCGCTGGCACGGCGAGATCACCGGCAAGCTGCTCCGCCTCTTCGGTTTCAACCTCGACCTCTGCCCCGTCCTCGACATCAGCTTCGACGACGACGCCGATAACTCCCTGCGCGGCCGCTGCTACGGCGCCAGCGTCGCCGAGGTCATCCAGAAGGCCGGCACCTTCAACGACGCCCTCCGCTCCACCGGCATCCTCAGTTGCGGCAAGCACTTCCCCGGCTACACCCACGCCGGGCTCGATCCCCACCACGAGCTGCCCCGCCTCGCCCGCACCCGCGAGGAAATGGAAGCCGAGGAACTCGCCGTCTTCCGCTACTTCGCCACCAAGGTCGACAGCATGATGATCGGTCACATCGCCATCGACAGCCTCGACGCCACCGGCCTCCCCGCCTCGCTCTCCCCCGCCATCACGACGGACCTCCTCCGCGGCGACCTCGGCTTCGACGGCCTCGTCATGACCGATGACCTCGACATGGGCGCCATCCTCAATCACTACGGCTTCGCCGAGACCATGCGCATGGCCCTCGCCGCCGGCAACGACCTCCTCATGATCTGCCACCGCGTCGAGATGGCCGCCGAAGCCCTCGCCGCCATTCAGGATCTCCCGGTCGAGAAACTCGCCCCCGCCCTCGCCCGCGTCGCCGAGTTCAAGACCCGCCTCGCCCCGCCGGATCCCTTTAGCGAGGAAGCCCACCGACTCCTCGACGACGAAGTCTGGAAACTCCGCGTCGCGACATTGGGCGAAGACCTCGCCGCCCAGCGCAGCCCCGAGGACGGCAAACGCTCCCCCGTCGAGCTCTACTGA
- a CDS encoding MBL fold metallo-hydrolase produces MLKITPISTGKAWLKTAQKRGGEDRSPVQRKIDIFRDKNWATLEVFAWLIEHPEGRFIVDTGDTAENSTPGYLPWWNPFFTKQVSIRVAPHEEIGPRLCQMGLDPSVDISAVILTHYHHDHTGGLHHFPHTRIISPREGWRKSCGLKGKIMGCLPQRWPVWFRPELVNFDGPPVGPFPASHPITKDGRIFMVPAPGHYVGHSAVVARDEDVTYFFSGDSGYTLEDMQAGFTDGVTNNPAQSLETINKILEFSRSEPTIVLPAHDPDAPRRLRERVIVH; encoded by the coding sequence ATGCTAAAAATCACCCCTATTTCTACCGGCAAAGCCTGGTTGAAAACGGCGCAGAAGCGCGGAGGAGAAGACCGGTCACCGGTGCAACGAAAAATCGACATTTTTCGCGATAAGAATTGGGCAACCCTGGAGGTATTCGCATGGCTAATCGAACATCCGGAAGGTCGATTTATCGTCGATACGGGCGATACCGCGGAAAACTCGACGCCTGGTTATTTACCGTGGTGGAATCCCTTTTTCACCAAGCAGGTGAGCATCAGAGTGGCGCCTCACGAGGAAATCGGCCCGCGCCTGTGTCAAATGGGGCTTGATCCATCTGTAGATATCTCCGCAGTTATCCTCACTCACTATCACCATGATCATACTGGCGGACTGCATCATTTTCCGCATACGCGGATTATTTCGCCACGAGAAGGCTGGCGCAAATCCTGCGGCCTGAAAGGGAAGATCATGGGGTGTCTCCCCCAGCGCTGGCCGGTCTGGTTTCGCCCTGAACTGGTAAATTTTGACGGGCCGCCCGTAGGACCGTTCCCCGCATCCCACCCTATCACCAAGGATGGCCGGATCTTCATGGTTCCGGCGCCGGGTCACTATGTCGGTCATTCGGCAGTCGTTGCCAGAGATGAAGATGTCACCTATTTTTTCTCCGGGGATTCCGGATATACGCTCGAGGACATGCAAGCCGGATTTACGGACGGAGTGACGAATAATCCTGCGCAGTCACTCGAGACGATCAACAAGATTCTCGAGTTTTCCAGAAGCGAACCAACGATTGTTTTGCCAGCCCATGATCCCGATGCCCCTCGCAGGCTGAGGGAACGTGTGATAGTTCACTAA